The following nucleotide sequence is from Gadus macrocephalus chromosome 18, ASM3116895v1.
TAATGTAAtgatgtgtttttctgtgtgtgtgcgcgtgtgtgtgttagtttatgTTTGAGAGTTTGCGTGCGTgctcgcgtgtgtgcgtgcgtgtaacaAAACAGAAAGAGCAAGGTTATATTTACTGACCTTGCTCTCTCCGAGCCATGATTAGTAGACTACACAGAAGGATTAGCTCTGGTGGCGTCGACTGGAACAAATTGAATACGTTATTGCCAATTTAGGGATTATATAAAATCCAAAGAATCACTTTAATTCCagtaaaacacatttaaatgcaATGGTTAAATACCTTGTCTGTCAGGTGAATGGTAATATATTAGAGACGGCAATAGGTGCCAATGACGTATAATGTTAGCAGAGAGCATGGAGCAGAAAGTAAGATGAATTAGAAATAGAAGAAATAGAATAGAAAATAGAAGAAATAGAATAGAAAATAGAAGATTAGTTTTGAGTTATACAAAAACCTTCCCATACACTCATTGCACATGACCTGAGTCTTACAACACTCTGggcagacctattgctaaagctagcgatgTAGTCATGTGTTCTGGGGGAGCGGCTTAGGAGGCAGGCCTGAAAGGAAGGCTGGGAGTTTGTTCTTTCAGTTggatactttaaaaaaaattgagcTTACTCTGGCcggtttctccaaattgcttACGGTAGCTTTAATGCAGCTTTGGGATTCAACGTCTTAGCAGCCTGATGGGGCTTCATGAGGAAactggggagacagagagacaaaaaggaaagagcagagatgAGTCAAAACAAAGTGAGCAGAAGAGAAGCTATAGGAAAAAGGCTTCTCTAGAAGATGGATGGCCTCACTGCAGCGGTGATTTCTCAAGAGAAAGGGCGAGcgaggtaaagagagagggacagaagtgAGAGAGGTAGCAGACGAGGAAGTCAGCATGGCGGTGAAGACGTCCTGTCTGACGTCCCATGTCTGAATGCCCTTGGCGACTCATCCCCTCAGGTAATGTGGCTGAACAAGTGTGGGTTCGAAGTAAGTTCTCCATTCCTCCGATTCACAAACGTGACGCCAATGCTACAACTTCTCCCCAATGTTTTTGCAGCTGCAGATAAATACTTTTCAGAACACGTGTATGATTGGGTACACTTTCCCTTCCAATCCTGCCTCTAAGGCATTAAATCTGCACTCCACGTCATCCCCAGTCCTGACCGGATAGATATTATCTCTCCGGCATGAAGGAATACATTTCACTTGGAATAGTTTTTCTCTTAGCTTTTCCCTAAAAGAGGCAGCATTGTGTTAATGTAACGGAATAGCTTGTTACAGAGGGTGACAGTGAGGGTATTTTTTCACCTGGGACCAGGTTACTAACTCAAAGCCTATATATTTAAGGGACACTTTAATCAAAGGTGCTGTAGGCAGGTTTTAATTTGAGTTTCATTTGTTAGGAAAGCCATAGTCATCCTTCAGCTTTTACTGAGTGAAATGCTTTGGGAAGATGTATTCTGCGTTGTGTTCGACTGCCTCTGAACCAATTTATGAGAACCCTCCTGGTTTATTTCAAACCCATCAGGGCCTCTCTTGCCTTATTTGTTCGGGCAATCCATCTTACCTCTCGTTACATCTCTGGAATATTACCTACGGACCATTAACATCTGGTCTTCACCTCATATCTAAATGTACCAGATTATTAATGTTCTAGGACTTGAAATAAGGGCAACCAACTCATAATCTTCCCTCATCAATTGAGGCAATTCATGATTAATGTTGATCGCCTCACTTTCTGCCCCGCTTTAACACCATTGTTTCGGCTTCTCAGTTTTCTGTCAACACAACTAGACTTACCGCGGATGTTCCATTATTCCCTGCTTAAGATTAGTTAAGTTTTGTTGAGGAGCGTATTAGCCAATATCATGCATGATAAAAACcttatcatatcatatcatacatgATATGTTCTTAAAATTGAACCATTAAACAGTGTTGTACAATGGGAATGTCACATCATATATCAGATATCATTAATATCTAAGGAGGTCATGAAGGGAGCATGTCATTTGAAAGTTGCCCCAGCTGTTCATTCCCTTAAGCAGGAGCTGTCCAGCACTGGGCAGTTAAGTGAGGAACTGTCCATGGTCCTGAAACAATGACAGTAAATTCACCCACCGCACGCCTGAATgcacttgtgcacacacacacacacacacacacacacacacacacacacacacacacacacacacacacacacacacacacacacacacacacacacacacacaaagagacgtTTCTTAGTCCAAGTCTGTACCTGACTAATGGTGTTGGTAACACCTAGGCCAACATCTAATGGTCGCATGATTGGTTAATGCTGAAGGCTACCATAAAGCGAGCTCAACGCATGTCACTAGCATGTGAAGGTCAATGTCAGGACCTCGGACCAGTTCTTACGTCAGATATGGCTCTGCACAGTGTCTTGCTGTGTGGTCCTCCATTCCTATATGGGTGACAACAACGCAACCATCAACCATAACACCAATGAAGTGAATGCTATAGAATCTGTAAAAGTTTTCTATTTTTGTTTCAATGAGATCAATGATCAAATTGATCGACTGCCATGAGAAGTAGCTTTTCAAGTATGGCTTAATGAGTATGATGGATGTCTAATGTCCTGTGTACGAGATGGCCTATGGACTATAAAACAGCCGTGCTTACCTTCAGCACAGCCTATGAAGATAGACTACCTCAAAGACCTCTTACAGCATCCCCAATCCCTCACCAGAACCCTCCTAACCCTTTGAGTTACGAGGTGCATGGCTCCaaactttcatatatatattttgtctaTTTTAGGGCTatataaaaaaggtaaaaaggGTTGAAAGAAGGAAAAGAGACAGCTGGTGTGAACCGAAACTGAGGGCTGTTTCTAGGGAGCAGGAAGACGATGATTAGGGGTAATGAGTGACAGGTGAGGCTGGCATACTGCTGGGACGCAGACCCCTGGAACCAAGGCACAGAGAGCTGTGACTGAGGAACCACTGTTCCAGTACCCTCGAAAACAACCAGCAGAGAGAACAACTGGGAAGCTCCTGAGTGTCAGAACAGTTTGTTCCGGGGCGGTTGAAAACGCATTGAGCTGCAAGTCTGCAGGCAAACAACAGATGGTGGGACATTTGAAATCAATTTGAGagaaaattaaaatgaaaacCAACTTTCCAGGGAGGCTTGTGTTTGTGGTGGACCAACGAGACCTGAACTCCTCTCCAGAAGGGCGGTGTTACACTCAGGACAATATCTTCCAACTGCAGATATTTTGGGATGGGTGTTCTGGCCCATACCTGGTCCTCATGGGCTGGGTCTGAATTTAGTGGAAGAAAAATTTTGATAGAAACCGTTGCAAAATATGAGTGTACTGGTTAGATTGATTTTGGTTGTCAGTTATGCAAATATGGCCAGTTGATAGTTTTAAGTCTGTGACTAACATACTGTTACTTATTACAGGCCTAttacatggtgtgtgtgcgtgtgtgcgtgcgtggggatATTATGTTaactagaaacacacacacccacagtccCATTCCTAACTCACACGCTGCACATCTCAGTAAGTTAAGTTCATAGAATGCAGAATCATAGTTTTGCTAGCATTGTAGTTTAATAGCTATACTCTGCACTTTACATCAGCCAAACTCAGTTATAACCGATCTGCAAAATCTCAATATAATGCAATATGGCATTATTAAACATGGAGGAAGACCTGCCTTTCGATACATTACGTGGACCCGCTCCGTGTGCAGCTTTAACTCCTCTAACTTCACGTCGTTAAAAAGAGAGCGAGGACCGTTTGAGTTGTGCGCGCAGATCCCGTAGTGAGGGTGAGGCGCACGCTCGCAGCTGAATTTGTTTATTAGTGGATGATTTGAAGATGATGCTCGTTGCGATGAGAAGGGACGTTTACCCATCTCGAATTCCCAGTTATGCACATAAATATATGTTaatcaaagaaaaacaataaagCACCTGTGCAAAGATTGTTGATTTATATTGATTATTCCCACTGTTTAGTACATATTATTTTCAGTTAATTTAAATTCGGTCAATTTCACCTTGCTGCCATCTACAGGTTTCAAATATATTTGCAATCCAAAGGATATTGGCTATATTCAGATTAAATTACAAATCCACGAAGAatgacaaaaatatatatattatatattattataatatgttAACATCATATTGATGACTTTAATATCAGCTCCATCACGGATTAGCAACCCCACGCCAGAATTCTTCAATGCCCAAGAGGAACCTTGACTTCAAGGGACGTGGACgctccaaaaaaaaaacgggTGCACCCGTAGAGATCCATTTTCTTTTTACTCCCTTTGtggtgacctccagcctcatctctcccatagctatctctccagccccaatgtctcctccctttgtggtgacctccagcctcatctctcccatagctatctctccagccccaatgtctcctccctttgcgattttccagccgaatacaagagactggaatatgttggcagcaAACTTATATCTGGGTCATTGATAGCATCGCCATGTCATGGcgacaggctgataacacccaagaggatggcgccccagccccccccactatactgatagtagtcatgagtattactgagacaaaaaagggttcagccgtagacacagtataaaggaagtttcacataatctgctgaacccaaggttgcctacgtcaaagcagggcaactttcgcattcatgctgtaaccactaagagagtaaacaaagggaaacttagacacactgctaacctcacaaatctcatatctattgcctccaaaccaaaaacaaccttaaagcctatcaacaacaccatcaggatggctctacttaatgtgaggactcttaataacaaatcatttttagttaatgattttattaccacttctaaactggattttatgtttttaactgaaacatggctggaacaaattaacagtgcaaccgttctgatagagacagctcctcccaactataacttttttgatgcatgtagatctggaaaaagaggtggaggggttgctgctatatttaaaaatgtatttcaggggaaacagatgttatttggtgattttccatcgttcgaataccttagtgctgtattgaaatgctcccccagagttctcctattaattatttacaggccacccacatattctgcaaattttttcgatgacttattgtctagcatctccacagaatttgactgtctagttataactggtgacttcaattttcatactgatgatttgaatgacaagtatgcaaaaaaactttttgccattttggacacatttgaactgtctcaacatgtgaaagaggctactcattgtaaggggcacactctagacctggttatcacaaagggcctcaatgtttctgatctctctgtgactaatccttccttgtctgaccacttttatgttttctttaacatatattttattcccgatatacagacaaaatcaaacactgtcaaaaaacggtatatcaatgaagattcgaatgtactttttaaaaaggccatctccttgctaccacctctaaacccatgttctcttgatgatcttgtagaaaactttaatttgaaaattttgaaagtcatagatgtcattgcaccttataaggtaaaaacgatttctggaaagcaaaaggcaccctggagaaaagctgcttatgtaacagcacagaaaaaggaatgcaggaaggttgaacgcatctggcgtaaaacaaaacttcatattcaccatgatatctataaagagagcctccgtgcctacaatttagacttaaaaaatgctagagaaacatttttctccaatatcattaaaaccaacactaataatgcaaaaaccctatttgcaactgttgacagactgaccaaccccccaacagaaattccacctgatctccattccacgcagaaatgcaatgagtttgcagctttttatattgataaaattgaaggtatcagacgcgccatcaatatctccacttcaaacaaaaatgttggactaccaccctgttcaggcaaaaattacgtggcaaggatggcatactttaatgttatagactctcaaaatcttgtggaaactgtgacacaactaaagccatccacctgttgccttgatactatacctaccaacctctttaagaatgttttcgactgcctagcagtagacatattgcagatagttaacaactctctccagtcaggcaatttcccaaaagctttgaaaactgcagttattaaaccccttttaaaaaagcggagcctagatgcctttattaacaactacagaccaatatcgaatctacccttcataagtaaaatcattgagaaagttgtcctccagcaactaaatcacttcctggcatcaactggttgctatgacaccttccaatcaggatttcgacccctacacagcactgagaccgcccttattaaagttgtaaacgacatccgtcttaacacagactctggcaaaacctcaatactaatgctacttgacctcagtgcggcattcgacactgtagaccatacattacttctggaaaggttagaaaactgggtggggctttcaggcactgtcttaaattggttcaggtcctgcctacaaaataggaactactttgtttccattggcgactttgtatcagaatcaaccaacgtgacctgtggagtcccacaaggttcgatcttaggaccctctttattcaacatctacatgctcccactagggcaaatcatggaaaataacaatattgaccatcattgctatgctgatgacacgcaaatctatgtatcgctatcaccaaatgactatcggcccatagatctgctgtgccagtgcattgagcaagtgaaggaatggatgtaccgaaatttccttcaactaaatgaggacaaaacagagataattgtatttggttctaaaacagaaaggcttaaagtaacccaacaccttcactctctgtccctgaaaacctcaatcaaagccagaattctaggggttatcatggattcagatttacattttgaccgtcacatcaaatcagttacaaaatcggcatattatcaccttaaaaatgtagcaagacttagagggctcatgtccaccgaagacttacaaaaacttgtacatgcctttatcactagtaagcttgattactgcaatggtctccttacaggtctcccaaaacaaactctgaggaagcttcagcttgttcagaatgctgctgctagagttctaacaaagaccaaaagatttgatcatattacaccaattctgaaatcgttacattgacttcctgtaagtcagagaattgattttaaaatcatgttgcttacctataaatccctacatggtttaggcccaaaatatttaactgatatgcttccactacatcagccttttagaccactaagaagctccgagaccaatctgttaattatccccagagtaaacacaaaacatgggaaagcaggatttagttactacgcaacaaatagctggaataaactcccagaggatttaagacttgccccaactctgagcacatagctttctgctaaataactttgcctttattttctattttaatactaaaatgccttttaaactttctatttttgcatatgtttttctttcacttgcctattattttattgtatgacactgtttatatgtgaagcactttgagtctgccttgtgtatgaaaagtgctatataaataaagttgccttgccttgccttactaTGTGTATGTTCCACATTTAATTTAACCTAAAGCTTCTACACATTTCACTCAGAAAATGAAAAAGATCAGGAAACAACTTCTAGAAAAATAAGTATTGACGTAGTAAATTAAATCATTGTTAAATCGTTATTCCAAGAGGTAAAGATTGTCACAAAGGCCTACAAAAAGTCCAACAGCAAAACAAAACCAGGTAACAGGGAACGTGGTACAAAGTAATAGTAATTTAGTAGTGAGCAGGGGGTTGTATAAAATGTATCATGCACGTTTGTGAGGACAAGGTATTTGGATTAGATGCATCTGGACCCACGGAGATATAACACTTTTATATTTGTGTTGAATTAAATACTTGCACACAGCTATATTCCAAATGCCGCATTTTATCTGGATTCTGAAAAAAGGAGCATGAGATCTTCCATATGGTTAACAAAGCAGGTTTCAACAAATTAAAatggaaaatatattttaaaaggtGATGACTTACAACTGAATATAGATGTCTTACTTATCTATTATACTTGTTAATAAAGCATATGGGTGATTAACAACTGCAGTGAGCCAACTGAATGTTCTTGTGTGTTCAGCCGATGACTCTTACCGTGTCTTCAGTTAAATCTTAGCAGATGTTTCTCCAGAGCTCAGCTATCTGTTGGTAAACATAGCAGCACAGCTGGAATGTCCTTCCAGTAACAGTTCAAATATGTAAAGATAACAATCTAAAacaagaaaatgcatttcctgcagaaaatgcggtgaatgctgtagtacaaagtgaggttgaaaatgttttaataaagccacgtAGAATacgacataaagaaacgttaaatggcttaaattaagtgaagggatttgaacagagttcaaaagtctaaatggagtaaacaatgtaaatatgcacaccatttaacaaaaatgtaaatggttggaaaaaaAATAGTGACAACAGACTGAAAAGAGCAAAGCATGGCTAAAATTTCGGAAATGTAAAAGGAATTGatctgaagaatctgaaaggtcaaatgtagtGACCTGCACTGCTGAAAATcggaaaggtcaaatgtattgcagtgCACTGCTAAAAAAATTGGAAGCTGAAATTGAAAAAACTGACAGAAGCTGAATAGCATTATCTGAAGAAGCAAAGTGCTGAAATACATTGTGACAAAAGATGGAAGCTAAACTGTAATACTGTCAAAGCTGGAAGATAGTATGGTAATAGTGGTATTatctgtagtagtagtagtagtagtaatggtagaagtagctgaagtagaagtagtagtagtagtcgctgAAGTAGAAGTAGCTGAATAGTGGTACTAGCTGCACTAACGATATGCCATATGAAAGTTATGGTATTGATTGAGCTTGTAGAAAGAATTATAATAAACCCgccagtttatttttttaaaacagctGAAACTGTATGTACTCGCCTAATGCTAATTTtttcagcctaacgtgattaaaagtaTTCCAATTGGGCGGGAGAATTGCCCAATCTAGCAACTCTGCCTGAACGTCGTAAAAGGTAGTCCAAGTGAGCGGGaaaaactgcccaatctggcaacactgccagcACGTCCTCACGCTCTTGCCTcagcgtaaatcaatgagaccaactgaaaacgaagccaatatggaacttaaactgtgactatgaaaaaagtataaaggtaatcgaaattctgtttacaAATGAATGAAGATACCAGTGTCTTGATTGGTTAAACCTTTGAACGAAAGTTAACGATAAACAATTGACCAAGTTACGAAGACTGAAGTAGTAAttgaaattttcatgccatgggtcCTTTAAAAGTTGGACATTTGGTTTCCTCAGTTTACAGTACAGTCTCTAATCAATAGTACATTTTTGAAAGCTTTTACAAATTCCTAGTTGCATgaaaaagaacaaaacaaacgCATCTCTTTCgaatacttttttcttttatataacaaacatctttttttaaacaaaatgtcTCACTTCCATTAAAAGTGATGGTTGACAAGGGCCCACAACATCGAACTACAAATGCAACGaatcataataaaaataataaacacagaAGACAACAAAGAGATAGATCTTAACCTTTTAAAAATATACTGTAAGAAGCTTTTCCCCCAATGAAACTTGAGGAACTGGGAATCCTCGTTGAGCGGTTTAAGACAGGAAGGTGGTGATGTACCACCACCTTTTTGGATTTAAAATTTGCATTGCAGTTAAACTCTCATTCATACTATGCACAGATCAGTTGTAAAAATAACCCTTTAAAAATAGAGCATCAGTGGGGTTTAATACTTCAGGAAAATACAAGTTCCCCTCGATGCAACTTGGGagggcgttgctatggtgagtGGAGCTTCACGTTAAACCACGCCCCTTTGGATTTAGTCAGCTAAGTGGAGGGGCTTACCACCCCCAAATCCAGACACTCCGCAAATTTCATCTTGCATAGAGGGACTCTTGGAATAAACCGGTTCCTACTATTAACTCAGTGGCAGCTCAGTAAATAGATACTTTGATTTCTCTGTAGAATGGGCATGCGCTGGGAAAGAACAAACAACACTTTTTAAAAAGTCAGATGAGAGGGTTAAAAGGTTAAAGGTTGCCGGTGAGGGCAGAGTCCATGAGGTCGTCGTCCTCGTTTCGTATGTACACAGGACTGGGCCTGGGGGGCCTCTCGGGGCCCATCATGGAGATGGACGAGTCCGAGGCCGAGATGGGCGAGCGGGACCAGCTGTCGGGCTTCATGGGGTGCGCGGAGGGCCCCATCGACATGGAggacttcttcttctccttctcgcgGTCCCTCTCGCGGTCCCTCTCGCGCTCCCGCTCgcgctccctctccttctgcttcttcttctccttcttgtgCTTCTTGTGCTTCTCTCCGGAGCTCAGCGGCATGGAGCCCATGAAGTCCTGCGGGGCGTGGGGCCGCATGCTCTGGTCGTCGTCCGAGCTGGGGCTGTTCTGGTGGGACTTCTCCGCCACCGAGCTGCTGCCCGACTCGCTCTCGCTGTCGTGGTTGAGCGGCGTGTATCCCGGCGAGCGGCTGTTGCTCGGGGTGGAGCCGCTGAAGAGGGGCGAGGCCTTGAGGCTGGAGATCTGCGGGCGCATGGACTCGCCGatgccgccaccgccgccgccgccgccgccaccgccctcGCCGGCCTTCTGGAGGCTCACCTTGGCCTTGATGCTTGGCGAGCCGCCGTCCGGTTTGCTGATGATGATCTTGGCCAGGCCGGCTCCGGGGACACCCCCGGCCGACTTGGTGTCCATCAGCTTTTTATCCCCACCGGGGCCCGGAACCGAAACCTTGGCTTTGGCCTCCTTCTCGGACTTCTCCCGCTTGTAGTCGCCCCCTTGGGAGGACATGGGGTGCTTCGAAGGGCCCATGTTCGGGGGTGCACTGTTGGGTACGTTCCCCGGACCCGGTCCCGGTGCCGCTCCCGCGGGGCCGCCTGCCGGGGGCCCCACCTCGCAGCCGTCCTCCCCGACCCCGCCGCCCCCCACGCTCTTCAGCTTGTCGATGACCGCTGTTAGGGACGGCTTCTTGTTGCGGCTGGGGGACTTCCCTTTGGCGTTTGGGTTGTTTGCATTGTTCTGGTTTCCCCCTCCACCGCTGCTGcctcccccaccgccaccacctcccccaccccctcctcctcctcctcctcctcctcctccacctcctccgccgctattccccccacctcccccttgccctccccctcctccccccgatccaccccctcctcccccgtacTGGGACTGCGACCCGCCGGAGAAGGCCatggagccggaggaggagccggacgaggaggaggaggacatgttGCCGGAGGACGCGCCCCCTCCCATCGGCTTCTGGGACCCCATGCCGCCCCCGGAGGATGACTTGGACCCCCCCGAGCTGCCGCCGCCCCCGGAGCCCATCGGGGACTTGGCCttggaggagggcggggtccCGGGGACCCCGGACTGCTGCATCTTCATGGGGGAGGACAGCTTCTCCCCGGAGCTGCCGGAGCGGGAGTGCGAGGGGGAGATGTTGGGCTTCATGTTGGGGTTCATCAGCGACCCGGGGGGCTTGCCCCCTAGAGGTTTCATCTTGTTACTGCTGCCGATccctcccccgccgccccccggcCCCGTCAGCCCGTGCTTGGTGATGGGGGAAGACCCCGGCTTGACCCCCATACCCTGAGAGGACCCTTTGGACTGGGACTGCCCCGGCCCCATCCCCCCGCCGGGCTTGGAGCTGCTGCCCTGGGCCATGGCTCCCTCCTTCGTCTTGATCTTgccggaggaagaggacgagtgGGTGTGATGGCctttgccgccgccgccgccgccgcccgcccccATCCCCACAGCgctgctggaggcggagctacTGGAGGTGTACCCCCCGTGGGACGAGGTCTTCCCCCCGGAGAGCGTCCCTTTGGGGATCTGAATGGTGATCTTGGGGATAGGCGGGGTGGCGCCCCCGGGGGGGGTCTGCGAGCGCCCCCCCGAGCTACCGGGGGACTttgagccgccgccgccgcccatgCTCCCCCCGGAGCCGGACCCCCCGCTGGGGGGCGTGTACGGCCGGCCCCCGGAGCTGTGGGAGGGGGACTTCCCGTCGGTGTCCAGCTTCTTGCGTTTGGGCAGCTTTTCTTTGGACTTGCCCTCGCTGGACGGTGTCCTGCTGCGCTTGACCTGTTTCCCTTCCCccatgccgccgccgccgccgccgccgccacacaTGCCCATCCCAGaggagcctcctcctcctcctccactgctgCCGCCCTCCTCCTTGGGTCTCATGAGTCCCtgttgcagctgctgctgctgctgctgctgctgctgtttcaCTTTAGCTTCTGCGTTCTTGAAGTCGCCTCCCGCTCCCGGCAGCGCCATCATGAGCGGGCTCTGGCTGCCGCCAACGCCCCCGTGGGCGGAGTGGGCGTCCCCCAAATCGGGCGCTTGCACCAGGAGGGGCTTCCCCCCGCCGCTGTTCCCCCCCCCGAAGACCATGCCGATGTCGAACGGGTCCTTCATGGAGGGCTCCGGGGTGCTCTGGTCGTGCGGCGCGGGGTTCTGGGGGGTCCCGGACGGCGTGTTCTGCTGGCTGCTCCCCCCGAAGCCTttgaccaggtccaggtcccCGTCGGCGCTCGGCGAGCTGTCGTCGAAGTAGCGCTGGGAGAAGCCGTGGCCGGACGTCAGCAGGTCCGGGTTGAAGTCGGCGGCGTCGGGGAAGAAGTTGGAGTCGCCGCTGGTGGGCGTGTCGGCCGTGGCGGTGGCGTCCGCGATGAGGTCCGCCGCGTCCGTGAAGGGGATCTCGTTGCTGTTGGTGTTGAAGATGTCCGCCGAGTCGAAGACGGCGCTGCCCTGGCCCGAGCTCGAAGAGTCCCGGATGGGCGTGTCCAGGGGCCCGCCGTCCTCC
It contains:
- the med1 gene encoding mediator of RNA polymerase II transcription subunit 1 isoform X2, producing the protein MAAAVAAVSIQSASPARELTLSAQQAAIQATGDRIKKEEEGTAEKQSRVAVLLERLHAKHSASRPWQETSKVVRQAMEKRGAMHAAGHQLLLTCLETLQRALKVSSLASMTDRLESIARQNMLGSHLSPSGTECYITSDMFYVEVQLEPAGQLVDVKVAHHGENPASCPELIQHLREKNFEEFSKHLKGLVNLYKVPGDNKLKTKMYLALQSLELDLTKMMHMFRLATNANTVETILHGSVGLLTGRSGGRLVSLQCYVSPYDVFEEGTGTQLNLTDTNVPRTLGVSVYVTVEGTSSIYKLPIAPLITGSHPVDNKGTPSFSSVTNSNCVDLPVCFFLKLNQPMAFSLSFIQRMGAATGIPVFDSPPALSPLYQLIVHSQLQRLDEGGPPPQPSHNMHFYSCLPDQQHCYFLNGDAPVQDGRSLQGALVSKIPFRHPAQVPAILDLIRHQAAYNTLVGSCVKRTSVKEDAAGLLQFEVCPLTDSSFSVSFQHPVNESLVCVVMEVIDSKQVACKLFKGMSDALICTDDFITKVVQRCMSIPVTMRAIRRKAETIQADTPALSLIAKTVEIMVKHNLPPSGSPSYNMAGDGANPMGLPGLAGGNTPTGAGPPGGPNFAGPIGALFGMSRGPAPAGGECLGQAGASVQQQQQQQQQQQQLQQGQQGQGHVDDYNKVTQNPILTSLLQITGSVGSSPSSQNAPTQPHQTPPPTSSPASNTKNHPMLMNLLKDNPTQDFAALYGSSPLERQNSSSGSPRMDGMGGACPGSGSKGKKKRPRGTEKGGPVPGTPGGGVGPGGGGLGGMGMKGQGPSSMQQQQQQHHHQHQATHEDDFHRELFSMDVDASQNPIFDVNLPGDGLDTPHSITPAPSQCGTPPSGPVVPYHAQPHVQSQQQQQQQQLQPAMPPRMVRLSSSDSIGPDITEILSDLPEQTGKGGGGGGPGQHHMGSGGEDGGPLDTPIRDSSSSGQGSAVFDSADIFNTNSNEIPFTDAADLIADATATADTPTSGDSNFFPDAADFNPDLLTSGHGFSQRYFDDSSPSADGDLDLVKGFGGSSQQNTPSGTPQNPAPHDQSTPEPSMKDPFDIGMVFGGGNSGGGKPLLVQAPDLGDAHSAHGGVGGSQSPLMMALPGAGGDFKNAEAKVKQQQQQQQQQLQQGLMRPKEEGGSSGGGGGGSSGMGMCGGGGGGGGMGEGKQVKRSRTPSSEGKSKEKLPKRKKLDTDGKSPSHSSGGRPYTPPSGGSGSGGSMGGGGGSKSPGSSGGRSQTPPGGATPPIPKITIQIPKGTLSGGKTSSHGGYTSSSSASSSAVGMGAGGGGGGGKGHHTHSSSSSGKIKTKEGAMAQGSSSKPGGGMGPGQSQSKGSSQGMGVKPGSSPITKHGLTGPGGGGGGIGSSNKMKPLGGKPPGSLMNPNMKPNISPSHSRSGSSGEKLSSPMKMQQSGVPGTPPSSKAKSPMGSGGGGSSGGSKSSSGGGMGSQKPMGGGASSGNMSSSSSSGSSSGSMAFSGGSQSQYGGGGGGSGGGGGGQGGGGGNSGGGGGGGGGGGGGGGGGGGGGGGGSSGGGGNQNNANNPNAKGKSPSRNKKPSLTAVIDKLKSVGGGGVGEDGCEVGPPAGGPAGAAPGPGPGNVPNSAPPNMGPSKHPMSSQGGDYKREKSEKEAKAKVSVPGPGGDKKLMDTKSAGGVPGAGLAKIIISKPDGGSPSIKAKVSLQKAGEGGGGGGGGGGGIGESMRPQISSLKASPLFSGSTPSNSRSPGYTPLNHDSESESGSSSVAEKSHQNSPSSDDDQSMRPHAPQDFMGSMPLSSGEKHKKHKKEKKKQKERERERERERDRERDREKEKKKSSMSMGPSAHPMKPDSWSRSPISASDSSISMMGPERPPRPSPVYIRNEDDDLMDSALTGNL